ctgctgttcctgccccAGGCTCAGATCCCTGCAGAGGCCCTGCACTGCTCCTTGCAcagctccccacagccagcAGGTACATGGAGAGCTCCCACTTCATGGGACAGCTGGAATGCCTGTGCCATAAACCAAGGCTCCTCAATTCTCAGCAATGCTGTGAATACATGACAACTCTCTCTAACATGCCTGAACACCCAATTATAACCATGAGGGTTTACAGAAGGGGGAAGCCAACAACACATGCTGGAGCATGACCACACAAAGACTAGATTGGGAAAGAAGTGGcataaaaaggttttattttcttaaggaaaaCCTCAGCTTGTTAGACTAAACCAAGCTGCAGGCAAAGGGAACGTTTCAGACATTTCCCAGACCTGGCCAATGAGGGAGCCTTACCTTCTGAGGGCAGTAAAGTGCAGACTGTTATCTGGAGATGTAGGTGTATGTTCTAGATGGAGAGCGGGTCTCGTTCTGGGCACTCGGTGGCACATTTAAGAAATCCCAAATCAGAATTGTATCATCATGGGAACTACTAATGATCTGGAATTCATCAAACTGGAGCCTAAAGACACGTCCTGAATGTTCCTGTGGGCAAAAGAGGCAAGCAGTCAGCAAGGCAAGCGGGAAACATGGCAGTGCACTGGTATCACACAGGGATCTGGACACACAAGGTATGTTCAAACTCTGCTATGCTGACTAAAAAAACCTTCATAATTACACGAAGATcgaagaaaagctgcttttgtaTGTTCATTCTttacagaaaacacacagcTCCCAAATCCAGTGTTGTACCCTGAGCCTCCCTCAGTGGGCCCAGCCCAGCCATAGGCTGAGATTATTCCAGATGGAAGCTGTCTGTCCACCAAGGAGCAGCACTTTTGGCCCCTGGTTGACACTgatgctctgccagggctccttctcctgcagaaTTCTCTGCTGATTCTGTTTTTGTGCAGCCCCAAACAGTACATCACAGCTCCACGCTGCTGAGAGGATCCCTCAAGCTCACACAGCAGCAACCAGGAATTCAAACACTGCCATGGGAAGGGGAGCAcatgctccagcagctcttccaaCAAATCTCAAAGTGGCATAGGAAGCCCAGAAAAGGCTGTCCCTTTAGTCCAGCTTATTCACATTCATTAAATTTAAAGTGAGGACTCTGCCTTTATTGGAGAACTAACCCAAGCTGGCAGAGTGAACCCAAACTCCAACCTGAGCTACAGGATACCCACAGAAcatagaaacaaagaaaattttcacTAAAACTAAATAAAAGAATAGTTAAATCTCATCTCTATACCAAGACtactgaagagaaagaaaaaggagaagcatTTCCAGCCCCATAAGCACTTCTCCAGGTGTTGGAAAGGCCAAGCACATGCATCACCTACAGTCAAGGACTCTGAGTTGCTATGAGCTTGTCAAACTGACTCCTGAAGTAAAGCTCCACACACATTTGGGTGGAAagaacaaggaattcattcttccatctatttttaattaagtcTCCTGTCAAAAGCCAAAGCCCtcattacaaagaaaaatatacctTAAGCAGCTTAAGCCTTAAATGTGACTGTCCCCTGAAGGGCTGAGAGTTCCTGTGGCAATCTGTTGGACTTAgcctcccttctcccttcccagctcttccttccAAAGTGGAGGGTTAGGAAAAAAGTTTGAGAAAGGCTCACAAGATTCTTGCCCCTTTTTCAATAAGAGGAAATTTAAAAGCAGCCCTACAGTGATATTAGGGAAACACACCAATAACCAGAGTGATTTGATACagtataatttcttttaagagTATCTGAGAATctcaaaccagaaaaatttgATCTTTCATTTAAGCTCAGATGCAAATCATTCAGGATATGACaataaatttttattcattcttaAGCACCCTAAACTTCATAAACCATCCTGACATTCCCACCTATCCCATAATAATGCACTAAAACACCCCTGACTActccaaattaattaatttttacttacCACTAATGTACGCAAGCATAACGTACTTGCTGGGGCACGAGGGTCAAGAGCAGCTTGCAAGTCCCAAACTTTAATTTTCCTAAAAGTACGAAAAGTCATTATGAAAACATAGAAAATAACATCCGAAGCCCCAGAAAGCTTGGCAGGTTTTCCCTACAGCTACTGCCTCAGGATCAAGCACATtgtgagaaatatttttctcgCAAGCTCAAGCTTATAAAAGCCAGgcagttttgtgtttctttgcaGCAGCCATTCCAGTGATGGCTCTGTGATGGCTGTGACAGGCAAGCTGACAATGCACACACAGACCCCTCCGCAATGGGGGAATGGAGCTGGGCCCACCAACCCCAGGCAGACACTGAGTCCAAATAAAAGGCTACAGCCAAACCCAGTTCCAGAATTGTTTTCAGTAACTCTCcaggcagagaaagaaatagagaatTGGGATATGGATGTAACTGCCATGAATCCACAGtgcactgcagacactgagcAAGCCAGAGGTGCTCTGGAGAGGAGTCCTGCCATGAGCCCCACAGAAATGGTCTGCAGACTCCTGAGAGCCCCACAAGAGAAAGGCTGAATTTTGGCAACCGCTTTCAGACCTACCCATCATAGGCTCCACTAACAATCCTCTTGTTGTCGAACCTGATGCATCGAACCAGCTCTTCATGGCCTTCTAATACTCTTAAACAGGCACCACATTCAATGtcccagagcctggggagaACACAGGAGAAAGGCTTAAGCAcagcctggtttgctgtgggaGGTATGAAATTTGCTTAAAAAAGTGTcattcagagcagctgcagtacACATATCAAAATTACTGTAATCATTCAAAATCACATGCAAGTAAAGCCCAGATATGTGTTATTCTGGGAAATTATAACAgagttttttctgttctctgtaaGCCATTGGTTAGAAGTTCAGAAAATTTACTGAACAGGGAGCAATGTCTTCCCCATCTCTCCTAGCAGACGACAAGGTGAGTAGATAAGAGATAAAACAAGCAGTAGATAAGAGGTTTCGCTCACTCTGAAACCTCAGTGTCCCCTTCTTCCACGGGGTTGTTTACTCCCACACTGAGGTAAGCCCCATTCATAAACCATCAGCTTCAATGGCAAGCCATGCCAAGGAAGTTTTGCAGCATCAGAGTTGAGGGAAATCCTGTTTTCAGAACAGAAGGCCCCTGTTACCCACGGCCAGCAGCTGGTGGCACCCACCTGATGGTGTTGTCCGAGGAGCCGCTGACCACGAGGCGGTCCCGGTACTGCAGGCAGGCGATGCCGCGCTTGTGCCCGTTCAGCGTCCGCACGAACTCGCACGTGCTGGTGCtccacacctggggacacgggacaaACTCCCTGAGAGCTGCACCAAACAGGGCTTCAGCACTGCACGAGAAGCCACTAGGAATTCACAGACAGAGGGGCCTGAGGCTGACAGAGGACTGAAAACCCACAGAGCATCTTCAGAGGCAAAGAGCAGGGCCCGGGCACCAGTGGAGatccagcagggacagagccacCGGCACTGCTGTGGCACTGAGAAGAGCTGGGGGGtgtatctaaaatattttcaggtggCAGAGACTGCTCCAAATGATTTCAAAACCTTGATTACACTTCGTAagttaaaaatcatttttaaaacTGGAGTTAGCAAACACAAAACCCTCACACTTTTTTACCAAATGAATTATTAGGAAGTTCTTAGTAAGAGAAATGGCCTCTAAGCTTGATCTTAACCTTAAAGGATTCAATCAACTTTGCCCATTTTTAATGGAACTGTAATTGAAATTGTAACACATAGTATAAAGTGGCTCATTTTCCAACACAGAGTGCAGCAGGATCTCTGGCAGAGATTTGGAGATGGAACTGCCGAGAACTTCTTGGCCTAGGCTAAGGCAGCTCTGGTTCACAGAGGGCAGGATGGAAATGCCTTTGTTATATTAGTGCACATCTTCTGCCATGTAACAGCCTTCAAATCAAGCCTCTGAATCCTTCTAACATGGCACAGcttggctgagctgctgggagggaaggtGAGATGAGGAAAGGCACGGCTGAGGAATTTCATGTCTGGACAGAACTgccaaatgaaattaaaaataccacTGGAAAAAGGCACAGGATGTGCCACATTTAACAGAGCAACTGATCTCGAGACAAAGAGTTCAAACAGCAAACGGGCTTTgcttttgcattaaaatattccagtgcAGTTGTGTGGCCAAAGTCACCAAGAGCCAGCAAGAGGACACTGCTCAATGAGAGACACCAGAAAGGCCCTGGAGCAGAGTCATGCCACTGACCTTGATGGTCCTGTCCCCCGAGGCTGACACAATGTACTTGTCATCAAAGTCCACCACGTTGACAGCAGCGCGGTGTCCCACCAGGACGCGGCGCAGGGTGATGTCCGTGGGGGAGGCCATGTCCCACACAGCAATGGACCTGTCCTTGGAGCATGTCACCATCAGCCCATTGCTGAACCTCAGGTGGAGCACGGCCTCGTTGTGGTGGATCAGCGTGTTCAGAACTTCCCCTGTATTTACATCCCAGACTCTGCAGGAGAGAGGAGTGTTATCTCAAGGGAAGCGACGGCTCTGTGGGGTGAGAACAGGCACAAGCCTGCTCCGGTCTCCAAGGGAGAGCTCTGGCTGGCTCACCCATGGCAGGGCTTGGGCAAGGCAGGAAGATGGGTGCTGGAAGTGTCCTCACTGCCAGCAGAACTGCAAGTCAGGCAGCGCTCCATGTGTACTGAACACCCTCTCAATTAGAGTCACAACTACAACGTGTCAGAGGGCACTAAAAGAAACCCTAACTGAAGAAATTGTTGCAGAGTTGGCCACCAGCCACCCCAAAACTTCAGGATAAGCCTTGAATCCCTCAGGTCATATTCCTTCAAAATTTCTAATGctaaaagaacaaaatagatttttgaAGAAAAGTTATTTAATATGATCCTTTGCCAAGTATGAGTATCTTGCTTCTGGAATCCAATATCACATTAATCTTGGGGATGTTTTCTGATATTTAGAGATTATTGAAAATATTCCCAGCCCTgatactgaaattatttttgtacaaGAACTTAACGCTCACCTCACTGTAGAATCTGAAGATCCAGTTACAATAACTCTTTCATCATATTGCAGACAAAGAACTGAGCCAGTATGTCCCGTCAATACTTTCAAACATTCCAAGCTTGATTTGTCCCAAATCTGTTAGAAACAAGAAGGATAAATGGCTTATTAACATCAAGAACATGGATCTGAGACTTGAACATTGTCACAACTctgaagaaaggaggaaaaccagACCCCATGAGGGGTGAGTCTGTTCCATCAGTGGTCCTTGTCCTTCCCTTTAACTTTAGGAAGTCTTGATGTAAGTTTTTGAGAGAACAGTGAAATAACCAAGCACCATGAGGAGATCAAATCCTGTCTGGCCAAAGAAGTGCCAGGGAGGATGAGCACAGAAGCAAAGTCCTGGCAGTGAAACAACTACAGCCAAGGCCAGTGGCACACAGAGACCTCCTCCCTCCTGAGGGAACACTGATTTCAGGGCAATCTTTATAGTTAATGGACatgatccctggcagtgccccaggcttCCAGAGTGCAGGTGAGGACTTTGCCAGGCTCAGACATCCCATCCTCACCAACCAGACACTGTCCCATGAAGAGACACCAAGAAGCACAGGCAGCTTCCAGGGCAGAACCTCACTCACAGCCAGGGAAAGGACAAAGGGCAGTGCTCACCTTAATGGAGTTATCTCGTAGGCCACTGATGATCTTCTCATCATCGTACTGTAAACAGTAGACCCCTTTGCTGTTCTCAGAGCGGCACTGGATCCTTTGCAAGTTGTGCCTTCCACACCTCCAGTTGGATTCTATAGTCTGACCAGAGGGCAAAAACAGGAGTTGGgcctcaggctgcagcaggactgtCCCACACCCCCCAGCTTCCCACTCTTACACACATCATCCTTGAATCTGAAGGACAGAAAACAAATCTCTTCTCCTGCTCCCAATAAAGACACACAAACCACAATGAATTACCATTAGCACTTCTGTAATTTGTCAAAAGCTGTGTTTATTGAGGCAATCATGGTCAACCAGCTTTAATGAGAATTTCGCAAGGAGCCATTAGAGAGATACATTCCAGAACCATTTCCCCCCCACGTTTATGTGACCAACCAACAAAAGCTGCAAAGATGAGACCAGGAGCTCACATGGTGCCTTGTCTAGCCTCACCTGGGTGACCAACATTACAGAACTGCTGATTCCAACATGTTAGTGAAGGGATTTCCTTCCCCTACCCAGCCATATCACCCATTAATTGTACGTACACACCTTGGAAAGAGATGTTGAGATACGAAACCCTCCTGAAAGTACCTAAAATCCTGATAAAAATAAAGCTCAACAGAAACTTAAGGTTTCAAATAACCCAAACTTGCTTTCCTGCCCCGACTTGAAATCTGTAGAAGAGTAATTCTCAACATTTTCATTCTGAGAGGTATTTTTAAGGAGAGAGACCTGACACGCCTTAAAAAGCTGCAAACTGTTTCACAGCAGAACTAGCATGATTTTCAGGTCTTAATCAGCTTTACTCCTTGTTGGAAAATCAATGCTAGATTCAAAGAAATGTGGGGGTTTGGACAGGAAGATCCTAACGCAACCAAAAGAGAATGTGTGCCCAGAACTCCAGGCCAacacctgcagcacctgggcaggctgggatgTTTTCATCAGAATAGGCCATCTGTTTAGCTatttccctggaattctccCCAAATGCTGCATGGAAACCTGGGGAGAATCTGACAGACTAGCAGTTTGTTTGGAAAAGTATATTTATTACGTAATCCTAATTTCCAAAGCAGTAGCAGgcacctctgcagctcctccaagATTAAAACTGACTGAACCCTCAGTAAAGACAGAAATGGAGTGTGACCGTGACATCCCAATTCTAGGAAAACACGTCTGCTTCAAGGGAAAACTGACTTTCCACTTTGTCTTCCACTTGTTTGCTCCTTAAATTGTCTCCCATTATGAAATTTGGAGAGAATTATACCCAGTCCTAATACAAACCTGATGTGCCCAGGAATTTGTCTAAATCACAAATATGAAGAGACGCTTCTAGAGGAGCAGCTGACAGATCATTCACCCCCTCATTCCTTTCCAATTTGGTGGGGAAACCAATGAAATCAGGACAGTGAGGGTGTCAGTTTGGGATCAGCTCTTCTGGCCAGCCAGTGCCCTGCTGACTGGCACACTGGGAGCTGGGCCCAAAGCTGACACTGCCCTGGAGAGATCAGCCCAGCTCACCTCCTTGCTCAGCATGCAATGCAGGGTtggaggaggaaggacaggCAATTCCCAAGCTTTATCTTATCTGGGCTAGGAGAGCACAACTGCAGCTCATCATCCTCTGACCCTCAGAAACAGGAGAGCAGGCATCAGTAGCAGGAGCCAATATAATTATAGATCTGAAGGCAGCAGATTTAAATATGCATAGTAACACTGGAGGCACAGGAGATAAGGCATCAGAGATCGCAGTCAGCCAATTTAAATAGTTTTAGAAACTATTTATGTTCAGATACTCAGTTCTGAATAGTCTTAAGGGGGAGCTTCCCCAAAGCCCTGTTCTTGGAAAGGTCTGCACTAAGCTTGCACCAAGCATGTGCCAGAGGAGCTGTGAATGCTCTGTGAGCACTTCCACACTTCAGCTTCCTGTGCCAGCCACTCCCAAGAGCTCCAGAACACACTGGGAACCCCCCCAGATCAGAAATACTGCTGGTCACAGCTCCCCAAACAGAGCAGCATCCACTGGAAGTTTGCTCACCAGGCACTGAGGACACGAGCTGGCCCAATTCTCACAGGTTCACTACAGGAAGCTTCTTCAGCTGCTCCCCATAAGAAAATGCTGGCTTCAGATACAGGAAACTAAAGTCTTGTGTACCTCTGTGAGGGCAGTAAGGCACATACAAGTGCACATTTCAGTTCTGTGAGGAGTTGTCATTCCATGTAGCCATTATTTGGTGTGGCTACTGTGGGAAAACAGTGCCTGTTTTTGGAGAACTTGTAAAATCCCCTCACGCTGCCTTAATTCTTGGGATGCTGGGAAAGCAGCCATGATACACAGAATGTacagcagcacttccctgggcagtggaGTGAAACCAGATGTACACATCCAGAGAAATAACATTTGGGATGACTGAACAGACTGAGTGGGTGGGCAACTGGAGGACCCTCTGAGAGGAACATGATTAATGAAGAACTGGCAACCACATGAAAGCTTCTGCTGCAGGGAATTTCTGGTCATTGCTCCATGGTGCAGGGAGTGAAAGTCTTCATCTGCACCCTCCTGCCAGGAGAGATCCTAGCTGGATACACCGAGCAGGGAGGACAGCAGGTATGAGGGGTGTCTATGGCCTCTTCCTCAGGGCTGAAGAATCCCAcagtttatttttgtgtttatggTTCCAGACCAACACCCAGACATCCAAAACCCACTACTGTATTTCCTACAGATGCCCTCAAAAATCTTCTCTGCCTCTGAACTCGGGTTTCCCCAGTAAAAGGCAGAACAGTCTCCTGAGTTCACACCCACAGTTTCTCACACTCTCCTTAAAGCTCACCAGAGCAACAGCAGCGAGGAGCTCACTAATGCTGCACAAGCAACAAAATCTAGACATACAAGGGAAAGATCAAGCATTTACCACAGCAGGAGAGCCATTTGGCAGCTGAAGTAGTGCACAAATggattgaaagaaaaaaaggcatttagtGAGAAAAGTACAAACAGAAAATAGTCCAAGATGTAGAGGTATAGCCAAGCCTTGACCATGCCAGAATATATTCACTGGTGCAAAGatgcacagtgaaaaaaatgcaattcatCTGCATTAACAGCTGGAATATTAACTATACATTGGAAGTGTTAAGGATAATCTACTAGGAGCAGCGTTTTTTTACCACTGGATAATATACACTGTGTTCAGCTCCTTGGCTAACAATTGCATTTTTATCCTTGTGAATGTTATTGCAGAGTAAGTGGGTTTATCTTAATCCCATAAACCAAGGAGTTTCTGTTCCCTCTGAATACACAATTCTCCTGCAGGACAAGCGaggcaggaaaaagcaaaaggaacatCCACATTTGTTACGTATGTAGGGATTTCTCCTGACACATTAGGCCATGAAAATCCAACCTTTGTTCTCATGCTTTCctcaaagggaaaaaggaaaatccctCCTGACCATGGCAGAGGGAAGGCACAAGTAAATGAACTTGTGTCACCGGGGTACAGAGGGCTTAATAATTAATTCATGATGAAATTAAGAGGGTCTGATAAGCAAAGACCCCCAGGTCCCCTTCcaaggctgctctccagcccctctgtgttAAAAAGCAGGAGTGCTGTGGGGCAAAGGGAACCAAAGGAGCCAAGCCAGGGCCCCACcccatggccaggacagctgaagGGGGAGTTCTGCCCTGCTCAGAGGAGAGAGCTGCAGTCTGTGCCATGCACCACAAAAACTTGGTCCCTCCTGCTCCAAAGCCTCCCCTCTCCTTGGCCAGcttcatttttaagaaatgctttttggaAAGTGCCTGTGGAATAGAAATTTCAAAGGCTGGCTGAAAAAATTTCTAGGCATATAATCTTGACCAGATTCTCCCCACACACGCACATGAAATATCTCCAGCATCATAATTAGAGCAGTACTAAACAAACCCATTTCCCTCAGAAACTGTACCCTGCAATCTTCATAAACAACCAAGTCCCAATGCTGGCAGGGACTTAGGGCAAAAACTGACTTCTTTTCAAGGCTGTCCCAAGGCTTTAAAATTTCAATTCCAGTCCTAAAACCTGAACTTTTCCAGAAATCAGAAGAACACAGAGTGTTTATTTGATGGCCTGACGCCACATCTTTCTAAAGTTTTCggaaaaaccacatttttattCTCATCTTAATTAGGTGGACCCAAGTCCCCATGGAAATGAACTGAGGGCACTCACCATGTGCCTCAAGATAAGGAGAACATTAATGAAATAAAGTCTTCTCAACTCATCACCAGAAACAGACACTTGTACTAATCCTGAGGGGACAACACAATAGTTGGCCAAGCTTCACAAATAATATGGAAAAATTCCAGGGACTTGGGGTTCTGGAGTCAGCAGGATTAAacctcccagcctggcactgtgCCCGAGGACAGGGCCCCATGGGAATGGccaccctgctccagccaggggCTCTCCACAAACAAGGTCGCACACCAAGTCCAGTTTTCCAGGATAAACCcccaaatccaaacccaaaAAGGTTCTCCCTTTTAAAAAAGCTCCTAAAGAACCCTGGCAGTTCAACATGTGACTTGGAGATGTTTGGAGGGACTGGACCACCTCTTGTGAAATGAAACCTAATTAAATATTTGGCTTCACAGCAGAGGTGGGGAGTAACCATCTCTTTCCAAGAATTTGGTTTCTGATCTCTGAATGTcctctttattttcaaatcaaatGACTTCAGAAGTGACATTATGTTCCTAAAATGTGTTTGGCATGAAGAAAACAGACACTGGCACCACCACATTTCTGGAGAGGCAAGGGAAGCCCCCTCTGGCAAACCCCTGCCTATGTTGCCTTCAGCTCCCACCACTCTGTCTGCATGAACTTTTGACCCACAACACAAGTAGAGCCCAagggaaagaaatcaaatttgCTGTTTAtcattcctcatttttccttccaATTGTTAATTCAGGTTTGGAActatttttcaaattctgaCAGAGAGCACATTCTGCTTTGAGCTTATCTCTGCCCAGAACCCAATTTAGCATCAGCTGCAGTAAATTCCTAACTCTTACCCTTGGAAACAATCAAGCAGGATTTGGCCAATCTTTGTGGTAAAATACCGAATGACAAGATTTTTGTGCTACACCAGATATATttaactgtattaaaaaaacctcatcctttggatttgtttttaacAACAGGTATACAATTCTATAATATGCTAATATGGCTCCCTAAACTCTGACCCTCTGACAGACATGGGAAGATCTCATTAAAGATCCAGgcaaatatttgaagaaaaaacattttggtaTTCAGAGACAAAAAATTCTTCATCACATCTAAGATGAAAGTCTTATTTAAGAGCTTCGACACATTGCTGTGAAACATGGAAGAATGGAGAAAGTACACAACTGTGGAAGAGCAACAAAaacaggaagaggaggaagaagttgATCTTAAAGCTAAGGTTGGTTGTTATTCGTACTCACTCTCTACATTTTAAACAGTGTTACAAGCTTCTTTTGACAGCCCTTTAGGGAAGTAATTTGTGTATTTGTGAAAAGTGATTTATTTGCTTGTGAAAAGGgtgatttatttgaaaaattctaATAGACTTTTGGAAGTGGAAGAATTATTGGGCCCCTGACTGTCAGCACAGACACAAACCCCACTCCAGGTCAGAGACCTGGCAAACAGGAATATTTCAGAAGGCTTGAGGGAATAGGCAAGCAGGAGAAAATCTGCTGTGGCAGAAACACTCATTGCtacaatacatttttaaatcctACTCTTTTCCCACTCTCAGCTATTCAAAGACTGacaattttttatatttattattgatAATGGGGATGAGAGAAGCACaagaggtttggggttttcctgcTTGCTTCATCCTAGCAAGAAGTATTCAATTCAggagctttgtttctgtgcactGGAAAGCAAATCTACAGCAACTAAAGAACCAAAGCATTAAAGAGCAGATTGGGATAATTCAAAAGCCCTCAGAACACCTTCAAGGAGTCCTTCCATCTCTAATAACAACGGTGCCTACACAAATGTTCCATTTATACAAATGAGTTTCAGAAGAATAACATTCAAAGTGTTACAGTAATGCCAAATGGTTTTAGTGTTCTATGCAAAcattttcatgctgctttttgCCCATTTTCTTTAGAGAACTAGGCCAGAATTGtgcagaaagcaagaaaatatcaCACTAAAAGCTCTTAATCCCTCAGGCTTCTTATCATTGCAGCATCACTCTCCTTCCCTACAGGGAAAATACATCTCCCCTCCAATAACTAAGTGGATCATTCAGCTTACAGGTAAATATCAAGTTTGTTCATCTTTTGCCTCAGGTGTATTTCATGTTCAGTTCTTTATCTTTAAATGTCTATAAATGATGTAGCAAGGTTTATAAAAAGGTATTTGGAAAATACATTATGGCTTCCAGCAGAACCATTTTACAGCTGGGTTCAGAGTTGAGGATAATTTTGTTTCCTGAGTGCCAAGCAGCACAAATTGCCATTTGCCATTCCACACAGTGATTCCATTAGTTCACATCTGTCTTCAACATCGAAACACATTTCCCCACTTATGAATTTCAGACCAATAATTTCCAATTCTGAAATAAAGCCATGACAGTCTGTGGTGTAACTTCAGAGCTTTGTGGTGAGTACAGCAAACAGAACAAGacacattttttcctgctggcagAACACTGGGATGATCCTGATttatcagaaatatttcaaaaccaCCAAGGCAAGCCCAGCTCTGTAAATCTCAAAACAAGATAAGCAAAATTTTATAACTGAAGCTTCTTTACCACTGATGCCCCTGTGGGTTCATCATAGGACTGATGATTGTTCCCATCAAAGcactggagagaggaaaaatccccaaagacTGAGGACCAAAGCTGTGTTTATAACAGTCAGTCAGTGCTTTAGAAGTggttacattttaaataattggtGTTTAAGGCATGAACCTCAGATCACCTTCTAAGTGAGTGTATCACCAATATATTGAACATTGAGCAATACAGGGAATTATCTTAGAATAGTGTGTCCTAAACCTGctattttattaaaatccaTAGTCTCAAAAGAGTTCCAAAACTCTTTAAATGCAAAAAGGATGGTGTTAACACCTAAACCAATGCACCTGCTGTgccaaggagctgctgagggtgTTTTTTGCATCATCCCAAGAGTAACAGTGAAACAGATTCATTGCTCCAACATTCACCACCTctggaaccccaaaatcagcaCCATTATCTGTCCTGCAGACAGGATAGATCAGAACACCTACCTCTATATCCTGGATTATCTTTGGGTATAAGGACCTGTAAAACGAATTGGGGGGCCCATCTG
This portion of the Vidua macroura isolate BioBank_ID:100142 chromosome 15, ASM2450914v1, whole genome shotgun sequence genome encodes:
- the FBXW11 gene encoding F-box/WD repeat-containing protein 11 isoform X2 yields the protein MCALRCLQSMPSVRCLQNTSVMEDQNEDESPKKNTLWQISNGTSSVIVSRKRPSEGNYEKEKDLCIKYFDQWSESDQVEFVEHLISRMCHYQHGHINSYLKPMLQRDFITALPEQGLDHIAENILSYLDARSLCAAELVCKEWQRVISEGMLWKKLIERMVRTDPLWKGLSERRGWDQYLFKNRPTDGPPNSFYRSLYPKIIQDIETIESNWRCGRHNLQRIQCRSENSKGVYCLQYDDEKIISGLRDNSIKIWDKSSLECLKVLTGHTGSVLCLQYDERVIVTGSSDSTVRVWDVNTGEVLNTLIHHNEAVLHLRFSNGLMVTCSKDRSIAVWDMASPTDITLRRVLVGHRAAVNVVDFDDKYIVSASGDRTIKVWSTSTCEFVRTLNGHKRGIACLQYRDRLVVSGSSDNTIRLWDIECGACLRVLEGHEELVRCIRFDNKRIVSGAYDGKIKVWDLQAALDPRAPASTLCLRTLVEHSGRVFRLQFDEFQIISSSHDDTILIWDFLNVPPSAQNETRSPSRTYTYISR
- the FBXW11 gene encoding F-box/WD repeat-containing protein 11 isoform X3, giving the protein MEPDSVIEDKTIELMNTSVMEDQNEDESPKKNTLWQISNGTSSVIVSRKRPSEGNYEKEKDLCIKYFDQWSESDQVEFVEHLISRMCHYQHGHINSYLKPMLQRDFITALPEQGLDHIAENILSYLDARSLCAAELVCKEWQRVISEGMLWKKLIERMVRTDPLWKGLSERRGWDQYLFKNRPTDGPPNSFYRSLYPKIIQDIETIESNWRCGRHNLQRIQCRSENSKGVYCLQYDDEKIISGLRDNSIKIWDKSSLECLKVLTGHTGSVLCLQYDERVIVTGSSDSTVRVWDVNTGEVLNTLIHHNEAVLHLRFSNGLMVTCSKDRSIAVWDMASPTDITLRRVLVGHRAAVNVVDFDDKYIVSASGDRTIKVWSTSTCEFVRTLNGHKRGIACLQYRDRLVVSGSSDNTIRLWDIECGACLRVLEGHEELVRCIRFDNKRIVSGAYDGKIKVWDLQAALDPRAPASTLCLRTLVEHSGRVFRLQFDEFQIISSSHDDTILIWDFLNVPPSAQNETRSPSRTYTYISR
- the FBXW11 gene encoding F-box/WD repeat-containing protein 11 isoform X1, whose translation is MEPDSVIEDKTIELMCSVPRSLWLGCSNLVESMCALRCLQSMPSVRCLQNTSVMEDQNEDESPKKNTLWQISNGTSSVIVSRKRPSEGNYEKEKDLCIKYFDQWSESDQVEFVEHLISRMCHYQHGHINSYLKPMLQRDFITALPEQGLDHIAENILSYLDARSLCAAELVCKEWQRVISEGMLWKKLIERMVRTDPLWKGLSERRGWDQYLFKNRPTDGPPNSFYRSLYPKIIQDIETIESNWRCGRHNLQRIQCRSENSKGVYCLQYDDEKIISGLRDNSIKIWDKSSLECLKVLTGHTGSVLCLQYDERVIVTGSSDSTVRVWDVNTGEVLNTLIHHNEAVLHLRFSNGLMVTCSKDRSIAVWDMASPTDITLRRVLVGHRAAVNVVDFDDKYIVSASGDRTIKVWSTSTCEFVRTLNGHKRGIACLQYRDRLVVSGSSDNTIRLWDIECGACLRVLEGHEELVRCIRFDNKRIVSGAYDGKIKVWDLQAALDPRAPASTLCLRTLVEHSGRVFRLQFDEFQIISSSHDDTILIWDFLNVPPSAQNETRSPSRTYTYISR
- the FBXW11 gene encoding F-box/WD repeat-containing protein 11 isoform X4 → MEDQNEDESPKKNTLWQISNGTSSVIVSRKRPSEGNYEKEKDLCIKYFDQWSESDQVEFVEHLISRMCHYQHGHINSYLKPMLQRDFITALPEQGLDHIAENILSYLDARSLCAAELVCKEWQRVISEGMLWKKLIERMVRTDPLWKGLSERRGWDQYLFKNRPTDGPPNSFYRSLYPKIIQDIETIESNWRCGRHNLQRIQCRSENSKGVYCLQYDDEKIISGLRDNSIKIWDKSSLECLKVLTGHTGSVLCLQYDERVIVTGSSDSTVRVWDVNTGEVLNTLIHHNEAVLHLRFSNGLMVTCSKDRSIAVWDMASPTDITLRRVLVGHRAAVNVVDFDDKYIVSASGDRTIKVWSTSTCEFVRTLNGHKRGIACLQYRDRLVVSGSSDNTIRLWDIECGACLRVLEGHEELVRCIRFDNKRIVSGAYDGKIKVWDLQAALDPRAPASTLCLRTLVEHSGRVFRLQFDEFQIISSSHDDTILIWDFLNVPPSAQNETRSPSRTYTYISR